GCCCTTTTACCATTAACGGAGTTTATACCGCAAAAGCCGCATTCCGTTTAAGATCACTGCCAGAATACTTCCTTCGTGCACCAGCATTCCGATGGACATATTCATCCACTCGCTGAGCAGGACGCTTGCCAGAAGAAACAGGACAACTCCAACGGCAATGATAATATTCTGCTTCATGTTTCTGGCAGTAGCCTTAGTCAAGCCCAAAGCGTGGGGCAGACGGCTGAAATCGGAGTTCATCAAAACTACATCTGATGTTTCAATCGCCACATCTGTACCTCCACCCATGGCGATTCCGATCTGGGCTAACGCCAGGGAAGGGCTGTCATTGACGCCGTCACCCACGAAGGCCACGATCTGCTTTTCTTCTTCAATCAGCCGCTTAATATACGCGGACTTATCTTCCGGCAGCATATTTCCATGAGCTTCCGTTAATCCAAGTTCCCGGCTTACCACATCAACCGTACCCTGGTTATCACCGGACAGCATGATTAGGTTTTTCACACCCAATCGCTTCAGTCTTTCCAGGTCATCTTTCACTCCCGGACGAATCTGATCTTTAACTCCCATGAGAATCCTCAGCTCTCCATCAACTGCGGTGAGCACCAAGGAGTTGCCTTCCCTTTCCATTCTGGCAATATCGGCGCGGGCTTTTGCACTTAATTCCACATTTTCTCTGGTCATCAAGGCAGCGCTGCCAACAGCGATGCGCTGCCCATTGACAACGGCAGTGATTCCTTCGCCTTTCACAACCTCGGTATTTTCAACTGGATAGAACTCCGGCTCCTCAATCGCGGCTAGAACAGCCTTGGCCAGAGGATGATCGGACTCCCGCTCCACGCTGGCAAGATAGCTCAGGGCCTCCTCAGTATTATCGCCGTAATACTCAACAGCCGAGACCGACGGCATGCCTAATGTCAGAGTACCAGTCTTGTCAAAGACAATCGTATCCAACCTGCTGAAATCGCTGATTACTTCGCTGCCCTTTAACAGCACGCCGTGGCGGGCGCCGTTGCCAATTCCAGCCACATTCGATACCGGCACACCGATTACCAGCGCTCCCGGACAGCCAAGCACTAAGATGGTTATTGCCAGCTCAACATCGCGGGAGAACAGCCAGACCATAAAACCAATCACCAATACTGCTGGTGTATAGTATTTCGAAAAGCGGTCAATAAAGCGCTCTGCCTCTGATTTCGAATCCTGGGCTTCTTCCACCAGCTCAATAATTCTGCCAAAAGTAGTATCCTCACCGACCCGGTCTGCCACAATTTGAATCGTGCCGTTATCCAGGATGGTGCCGGCGTAAACTTGAGAACCCGGCTCTTTACTGACCGGAATCGACTCACCGGTAATACTCGCTTCGTTTACGCTGCCCTCACCGGATAAAACTGTGCCGTCAACCGGCACCTTAGCTCCGGTTTTAACCATGAGCACATCGCCAACATCTACCTCATCAACATCCACTTCCTCAAACTCGCCGTTTTCCATCTGTTTAAGCGCTGTTTCCGGTGCCATTTCCGTCAGCTCTCGAATCGCTGAGCGGGTCTTGTTAAGGGTCCGCTGCTCTAAATACGCGCCAAACAGGAAGAGGAAAGTTACAATCGCCGATTCTTCAAAGTTCTGAATAACGAACGCACCCACAACAGCGATCGTAACCAGCACATCAATGCTGACCACTTTCACCCGTAACGCCTGGTACGCTTGGATGGCAATGGGAATTGTGCCGAGAACGGAAGCAGTGATCAGCGACCACCTAAATACTGTGAGGTTATCAACAGTCCATCTGCTTATAAAAGCTGCTGCAATCAGGATACCGCTGATAAGGGCAATTTTATTTTTATTTCTTAAGATCAAACGCTGCACCTAATTCACCCTCTCTATATGAGGCTGTTTTTCTTTCAAACTACTCGTGATACGCTGCATCAAGCTCTGCCAGCATGCTGTATACTGCCTCATAAGTCTCGCAGACATCATCGGGCACTAGATAGTTAGTGGTGATCTCCCGCAGCTGCGTAAACTCCGGAGCCAGTTCTGGCTTTTCCCCACCAGCGGCTGTAATCTTGGCACTGATTTCATTAAATACTTTCTGCACATCATAAAACTCCGGGTGATGCGGTCCATGCACCCGCGCTACAATCGGTACAAACTGCTCCAATCTCTCTAAATACTGCGCTGCTGTCTGTTTGAATTTCATTATTTATCGCTCCTTTTCCTTATTGTTTTTCGCTGTGACTTCATTTTAGCATTGAATCGAGGAAAAAGAATTGATCTAGGTCAAATATTAGTCTCGGCGTGCACATTTAATTCCATACAAAAACCGGCAGTCAGCGCTTGGCACGCATCCTGCCGGTTAGTATTCATTTTGTTTTTTCTAGATAAACGCCTTAAAGCTCCAGAGACCGGGAGTGCCCTCTAAAATCCGCACTCTGAGGAATCTCGCTGTCCCCACTTTCTCTACAACATGGGGTGAACAGAGCTTCCGCTCTTCCTGAACTTTAACCTTAAGCCAGTTTTCACCGTCCACCGATTTTTCCAGGATATAAGCGTGGCCGAAGGTTGGGAAATTAAAGGCCAGCTCACAGCGATCAATCTCATAATTCGCCTTCAAATCCATCTGCCACCAAGGATTTGGGTCGTCTTCCGCTGCCCACCAGCGGGTGCGGTTCCAGCCGTCCACTGCGTTCTGGGCTGCGTAGGTAACCTCCCGGGCGAGCTTAATGCCATCGCTTTCGCCGGTGACAGTACGCCCCGGACGACAGCTGGAAGCTGATGCAGTTCCCTGGCGGGCGATATCAACTGCCTCTTTTACCTCGCGAAGCGGTCCAACACCTTC
This genomic stretch from Bacillota bacterium harbors:
- a CDS encoding heavy metal translocating P-type ATPase, yielding MQRLILRNKNKIALISGILIAAAFISRWTVDNLTVFRWSLITASVLGTIPIAIQAYQALRVKVVSIDVLVTIAVVGAFVIQNFEESAIVTFLFLFGAYLEQRTLNKTRSAIRELTEMAPETALKQMENGEFEEVDVDEVDVGDVLMVKTGAKVPVDGTVLSGEGSVNEASITGESIPVSKEPGSQVYAGTILDNGTIQIVADRVGEDTTFGRIIELVEEAQDSKSEAERFIDRFSKYYTPAVLVIGFMVWLFSRDVELAITILVLGCPGALVIGVPVSNVAGIGNGARHGVLLKGSEVISDFSRLDTIVFDKTGTLTLGMPSVSAVEYYGDNTEEALSYLASVERESDHPLAKAVLAAIEEPEFYPVENTEVVKGEGITAVVNGQRIAVGSAALMTRENVELSAKARADIARMEREGNSLVLTAVDGELRILMGVKDQIRPGVKDDLERLKRLGVKNLIMLSGDNQGTVDVVSRELGLTEAHGNMLPEDKSAYIKRLIEEEKQIVAFVGDGVNDSPSLALAQIGIAMGGGTDVAIETSDVVLMNSDFSRLPHALGLTKATARNMKQNIIIAVGVVLFLLASVLLSEWMNMSIGMLVHEGSILAVILNGMRLLRYKLR
- a CDS encoding iron-sulfur cluster repair di-iron protein, ric → MKFKQTAAQYLERLEQFVPIVARVHGPHHPEFYDVQKVFNEISAKITAAGGEKPELAPEFTQLREITTNYLVPDDVCETYEAVYSMLAELDAAYHE